One Streptomyces sp. R28 DNA window includes the following coding sequences:
- a CDS encoding alpha/beta fold hydrolase: MTNYILVAGAKLGAWAWDEVVPELRAAGHEAHALTLSGLAEKRGTPAGQQTHVRDIVEEVERLDLRDVVLVGHSYSGVPVGQAAERIGDRLARVMYVDASVPIDGQSFLSSWPSDEVRAAIEANGGFWAPFSVEDLADQGLTDEQVARIVRGATPHPGATLTEPAVLTGSLEKMPTTYVKCLLDWPEPSDDVAELLKSDRWELVTMDTGHWPMFSQPRELARILHESVTAP; this comes from the coding sequence ATGACCAATTACATTCTGGTGGCGGGTGCGAAGCTGGGTGCGTGGGCGTGGGACGAGGTGGTGCCCGAGTTGCGGGCGGCCGGGCACGAGGCGCATGCGCTGACCCTGTCCGGGCTCGCCGAGAAGCGGGGAACACCCGCCGGGCAGCAGACCCATGTGCGGGACATCGTCGAGGAGGTGGAGCGTCTCGACCTGCGGGACGTGGTGCTGGTCGGGCACAGTTACTCGGGCGTACCGGTCGGGCAGGCCGCCGAGCGGATCGGTGACCGGCTGGCGCGGGTGATGTACGTCGACGCGAGCGTCCCGATCGACGGGCAGTCGTTCCTGTCGAGCTGGCCGAGCGACGAGGTGCGGGCGGCGATCGAGGCGAACGGCGGCTTCTGGGCGCCCTTCTCGGTCGAGGATCTGGCGGACCAGGGCCTCACGGACGAGCAGGTCGCGCGGATCGTGCGTGGCGCGACGCCCCACCCAGGCGCCACGCTCACCGAACCGGCCGTCCTGACCGGCTCGCTCGAGAAGATGCCGACGACCTACGTCAAGTGCCTGCTGGACTGGCCGGAGCCGAGCGACGACGTCGCCGAACTCCTCAAGAGCGACCGCTGGGAACTGGTGACCATGGACACCGGCCACTGGCCGATGTTCTCCCAGCCGCGCGAACTGGCCCGCATCCTGCACGAGTCCGTGACCGCACCCTGA
- a CDS encoding lactate 2-monooxygenase: protein MGKHWADFQYEIYLNGMTGAVPRLPTDLTRLEELTEQRLGPGPVGYVAGSAGDGSTARANRAALRRRRIVPRMLRDVHERDLSVEVLGRSLPAPLALAPVGVLSIMHPDAECGAARAAGAQGVPFILSSASSTPMEQVAEAMGDAERWFQLYWPKDPEVARSFLNRAKTAGFSALVVTLDTPMLAWRPRDLDQAYLPFLHGVGTANYFSDPAFQAGLAKPVLEDPNAAVMHFVGMFSDPAKTWPDLAFLRENWDGPIVLKGILHPDDARAAADAGMDGVVVSNHGGRQVAGSLGAADALPRVVEAVGDRLTVLFDSGIRTGDDIFKALALGAQAVLVGRPYAYGLGLDGQAGVEHVIRCLLAELDLTLALSGHATPATIGPADLIEESA, encoded by the coding sequence ATGGGCAAGCACTGGGCGGACTTCCAGTACGAGATCTATCTGAACGGGATGACGGGTGCCGTGCCCCGACTGCCCACCGATCTGACCCGGCTGGAGGAGCTGACCGAGCAGCGCCTCGGTCCCGGTCCCGTCGGCTATGTGGCGGGCAGCGCGGGCGACGGCAGCACCGCCCGCGCGAACCGGGCGGCGCTGCGACGCCGCCGGATCGTGCCGCGCATGCTGCGGGACGTGCACGAACGGGACCTGTCCGTCGAGGTGTTGGGGCGCTCCCTGCCCGCTCCGCTGGCGCTGGCGCCGGTCGGTGTGCTGTCGATCATGCACCCGGACGCCGAGTGCGGGGCCGCCCGGGCGGCGGGCGCGCAGGGCGTGCCGTTCATCCTCTCCTCGGCGTCCAGCACCCCTATGGAGCAGGTCGCGGAGGCGATGGGCGACGCCGAGCGCTGGTTCCAGCTGTACTGGCCGAAGGACCCGGAAGTGGCCCGGAGTTTCCTGAACCGGGCGAAGACAGCCGGGTTCAGCGCACTCGTCGTCACCCTGGACACGCCGATGCTGGCCTGGCGGCCGCGCGATCTCGACCAGGCGTATCTGCCGTTCCTGCACGGCGTCGGCACCGCCAACTACTTCTCCGACCCTGCCTTCCAGGCAGGCCTGGCCAAGCCGGTACTGGAGGATCCGAACGCGGCCGTCATGCATTTCGTCGGCATGTTCTCGGATCCCGCCAAGACCTGGCCGGACCTGGCATTTCTGCGGGAGAACTGGGACGGCCCGATCGTCCTGAAGGGCATCCTGCACCCGGACGACGCCCGCGCGGCCGCCGACGCCGGGATGGACGGGGTCGTCGTCTCCAACCACGGCGGCCGTCAGGTGGCCGGCTCCCTCGGCGCGGCGGACGCCCTGCCCCGGGTCGTGGAGGCCGTCGGCGACCGGCTGACCGTGCTGTTCGACAGCGGCATCCGCACCGGCGACGACATCTTCAAGGCCCTCGCGCTCGGCGCGCAGGCGGTGCTCGTCGGACGGCCGTACGCGTACGGGCTCGGCCTCGACGGACAGGCGGGCGTCGAGCACGTCATCCGCTGCCTGCTCGCCGAACTCGACCTGACCCTCGCCCTGTCCGGGCACGCCACCCCCGCCACGATCGGCCCCGCCGACCTCATCGAGGAATCCGCATGA
- a CDS encoding cytosine permease, giving the protein MPSQSSHPRHFEPPSPAPSLTEVEAHGVDRIPDAERTATPLDLFRLAFGGANTFSTCVLGAFPILFGLSFWQGLAATLLGVVAGALILCPMAVFGPVNGTNNAVSSSAHLGVHGRVVGSFLSLLTAVAFFSISVWSSGDALVGGAHRLFGLTRATLSYVVAYALFAALVLAVCVYGFRFMLFVNKIAVPSASVLFLLGAIAFAGDFDPSYAGVFTDSADAATQSLFWPSFIGAALIVLSNPVSFGAFLGDWSRYIPASTPRRKVIGAAFLSQIATLLPFVFGLATASIIATKVPEHVDPAAPDFVGGLLAISPGWYFLPVCLLALIGGMATGTTALYGTGLDFSSVFPRLSRVQATLLVGALSIAFIFVGRFGLDMVQSISTFATVIITCTTPWMVVMMLGYWTRRGWYDPDALQVFNRRQRGGRYWFAHGWNWRGMTAWWVAALIGVLFTNIPGQFVGPLGDLAGGVDISLPLSLVVAAVLFLALLRLFPEPRAVYGPEGARLVRTVEVPVAPISGPGALSVPSTTLPS; this is encoded by the coding sequence TTGCCCTCGCAGTCCTCGCATCCCCGGCACTTCGAACCCCCCTCCCCCGCCCCCTCCTTGACCGAGGTCGAGGCCCACGGCGTCGACCGCATCCCCGACGCCGAGCGCACCGCCACCCCGCTCGATCTGTTCCGCCTCGCCTTCGGCGGCGCCAACACCTTCTCCACCTGCGTGCTCGGCGCCTTCCCGATCCTGTTCGGCCTCTCCTTCTGGCAGGGCCTGGCGGCCACGCTGCTCGGTGTCGTCGCGGGGGCACTGATCCTCTGCCCGATGGCGGTGTTCGGACCGGTCAACGGCACCAACAACGCGGTCTCGTCCTCGGCGCACCTCGGCGTCCACGGCCGCGTGGTCGGCTCCTTCCTGTCCCTGCTGACGGCGGTCGCGTTCTTCTCGATCTCGGTGTGGAGTTCCGGCGACGCCCTGGTCGGCGGCGCGCACCGGCTCTTCGGACTGACCCGCGCCACGCTGTCGTACGTCGTGGCGTACGCCCTGTTCGCGGCCCTGGTCCTCGCGGTGTGCGTGTACGGCTTCCGCTTCATGCTGTTCGTCAACAAGATCGCCGTGCCCTCGGCGAGCGTGCTGTTCCTGCTCGGCGCCATCGCGTTCGCCGGTGACTTCGACCCGTCGTACGCGGGCGTCTTCACGGACTCCGCGGACGCGGCCACCCAGTCGCTGTTCTGGCCGTCGTTCATCGGCGCGGCCCTGATCGTGCTGTCCAACCCCGTCTCCTTCGGGGCGTTCCTCGGCGACTGGTCGCGCTACATCCCGGCGAGCACCCCGCGCCGCAAGGTGATCGGCGCCGCGTTCTTGTCGCAGATCGCGACGCTGCTGCCGTTCGTCTTCGGCCTGGCGACCGCGAGCATCATCGCCACGAAGGTCCCGGAGCACGTCGATCCGGCGGCGCCCGACTTCGTGGGCGGGCTGCTGGCGATCTCGCCCGGCTGGTACTTCCTGCCGGTGTGTCTGCTGGCGCTGATCGGCGGTATGGCGACGGGGACGACCGCGCTGTACGGGACCGGGCTCGACTTCTCCTCGGTGTTCCCGCGGCTGTCGCGGGTGCAGGCGACGCTGCTGGTCGGCGCGTTGTCGATCGCGTTCATCTTCGTCGGGCGGTTCGGGCTCGACATGGTGCAGTCGATCTCGACCTTCGCCACCGTGATCATCACCTGCACGACGCCGTGGATGGTCGTGATGATGCTGGGCTACTGGACCCGGCGCGGCTGGTACGACCCCGACGCCCTGCAGGTGTTCAACCGCCGTCAGCGCGGCGGCCGTTACTGGTTCGCGCACGGCTGGAACTGGCGTGGCATGACCGCATGGTGGGTGGCGGCGCTGATCGGTGTGCTGTTCACCAACATCCCGGGGCAGTTCGTCGGGCCGCTGGGCGATCTCGCGGGTGGCGTCGACATCAGCCTGCCGTTGTCGCTGGTCGTGGCCGCCGTCCTGTTCCTGGCGCTGCTGCGGCTGTTCCCCGAGCCCCGGGCGGTGTACGGGCCCGAGGGTGCGCGGCTGGTCCGTACCGTCGAGGTGCCGGTGGCGCCGATCAGTGGGCCGGGGGCGTTGTCAGTGCCCTCGACTACCTTGCCCTCATGA